The Planktothrix tepida PCC 9214 genome window below encodes:
- a CDS encoding alpha/beta fold hydrolase — protein sequence MTVAPNLNKTLISVNGVEHYCEWVTTGNSKPGTKPVMVFIHGWGGSGRYWESTAEALSDQFDCLIYDLRGFGRTNLPLAVTDTGASERYELIEYAEDLCTLLDQLNLDTIYLNAHSMGGSIALLFLNRYPQRVKQAILTCSGIFEYDEKTFNAFHKFSRYVVMFRPKWLSLIPGVDKMFMARFLHRPIPKPLSQAFLEDFLLADFDAAYGTVLTSVCKEATEWLPEEFKKLTVPTLLIAGEHDQIIPAEMGRQAAALNPKVQLAILKDTAHFPMLEDPETYLQNVRQFLNTVDG from the coding sequence ATGACTGTAGCCCCAAATCTAAATAAAACCTTAATTTCTGTGAATGGTGTCGAGCATTACTGCGAGTGGGTGACAACAGGTAATTCTAAACCCGGAACAAAACCCGTGATGGTGTTTATTCATGGTTGGGGCGGTTCAGGACGATATTGGGAAAGTACCGCCGAAGCGTTATCAGATCAATTTGATTGTTTAATCTATGATTTACGCGGGTTTGGACGCACAAATTTACCCTTGGCTGTCACGGATACAGGCGCATCAGAACGTTATGAATTAATTGAATATGCTGAAGATTTATGTACGTTATTAGATCAATTAAATTTAGATACAATTTATCTGAATGCTCATTCAATGGGGGGTTCTATTGCTTTATTATTTTTAAATCGATATCCCCAACGAGTCAAACAAGCGATTTTAACCTGTAGTGGCATTTTTGAATATGATGAAAAAACCTTTAACGCCTTCCACAAATTTAGCCGTTATGTCGTCATGTTTCGCCCCAAATGGTTAAGCTTAATTCCAGGGGTTGATAAAATGTTTATGGCTCGATTTCTTCACCGTCCCATTCCTAAACCCTTAAGCCAAGCCTTTTTAGAAGATTTCTTATTAGCTGATTTTGATGCCGCTTATGGAACCGTTTTAACCTCGGTTTGTAAAGAAGCAACAGAATGGCTACCAGAAGAATTTAAAAAATTAACCGTTCCCACCTTATTAATAGCTGGAGAACATGACCAAATTATTCCCGCCGAAATGGGACGACAAGCTGCTGCTTTAAACCCTAAAGTTCAGTTAGCGATTCTCAAAGATACCGCCCATTTTCCCATGTTAGAAGATCCCGAAACCTATTTACAAAACGTCCGACAGTTTTTAAACACGGTTGACGGTTAA
- a CDS encoding ferrochelatase — protein MVATPEKLETITSASTSTEGQNRVAVLLMGYGEVESYEDFANYNEQALNLLTAKFAPVPTWIYPPLAKLLAMFDLHEWSHQHGNFISPHNAIFEKQRAGIEQHLKEKWGDRIKVFKAFNFCAPFLPEQVLTEIKAEGFDKLLIYPLLVVDSIFTSGIAVEQVNKALEKLADEDEHWVKGQRYIPSFYNEPDYIQLLGQLVEDKIQKQLIQAYLPSQIGIVLMNHGCPHKAKGFTSGIDESQALYEQVRETLINRYPLISVGWLNHDTPLIEWTQPNAQLAANNLIELGAKAIVFMPIGFATENHETLLDVEHIIEALRRKYSEITYVQMECVNDHPEFLKMAADWANPQIDVLFNEMALAVNPALANVHSHDDHHHHSHDHDHHHHHDHGHHHHH, from the coding sequence GTGGTTGCGACTCCTGAAAAACTGGAAACCATTACTTCAGCATCTACCTCAACAGAGGGCCAAAATCGAGTGGCGGTTTTGCTCATGGGTTATGGTGAAGTCGAAAGTTATGAGGACTTTGCTAATTATAACGAACAAGCGTTAAATCTTTTAACCGCTAAATTTGCCCCCGTTCCCACTTGGATTTATCCGCCTCTGGCTAAACTTCTAGCAATGTTTGATCTCCATGAATGGAGTCATCAACATGGTAATTTTATTTCTCCCCATAATGCAATTTTTGAGAAACAACGGGCGGGAATTGAGCAACATTTAAAAGAGAAATGGGGCGATCGCATTAAAGTGTTTAAAGCCTTTAACTTTTGCGCTCCGTTTCTTCCTGAACAGGTTTTAACTGAAATTAAAGCCGAAGGATTTGATAAACTGTTGATTTATCCTTTGTTAGTTGTTGACTCTATTTTTACCAGTGGTATCGCCGTTGAACAGGTGAATAAAGCCTTAGAAAAATTGGCAGATGAGGATGAACATTGGGTAAAAGGTCAACGTTATATTCCTTCCTTTTATAATGAACCTGACTATATTCAACTGTTAGGACAGTTAGTAGAAGACAAGATTCAAAAACAGCTAATTCAAGCTTATCTTCCCTCGCAAATTGGTATTGTTTTAATGAATCATGGCTGTCCGCACAAAGCCAAAGGGTTTACGTCTGGTATTGATGAAAGTCAAGCTCTTTATGAACAGGTACGGGAAACTTTAATTAACCGTTATCCCTTAATTTCTGTGGGTTGGTTAAACCATGATACCCCCTTAATTGAATGGACACAACCCAACGCTCAACTTGCTGCTAATAATTTAATTGAATTAGGAGCAAAAGCGATTGTATTTATGCCCATTGGATTTGCGACCGAAAACCATGAAACGTTGTTAGATGTTGAACATATTATTGAGGCTTTACGTCGCAAATATTCTGAAATTACCTACGTTCAAATGGAATGTGTCAACGACCATCCAGAATTTCTGAAAATGGCCGCAGACTGGGCAAACCCCCAAATTGACGTGCTGTTTAATGAAATGGCTTTAGCAGTTAATCCTGCTTTAGCGAATGTTCATAGCCATGATGATCACCATCATCACAGTCATGATCATGATCATCACCATCATCATGATCACGGTCATCATCACCACCATTAA
- a CDS encoding CoA-acylating methylmalonate-semialdehyde dehydrogenase, which produces MTTSPILSNYINGQWCSSEATETLNVINPATLEILAKVPLSPATELNHAAEIAQQSFASWRRTPVTERIRYLFKLRELLEQNQQDLAQTITLECGKTFAESLGELQRAIENVEVACGVPTLIQGYNSEDIARGIDEIMIRQPLGVVAIIAPFNFPGMIPFWFFPYAIACGNTCIIKPSEKVPLTMQKVFALIDQLGLPPGVINLVNGAKETVDAILDHPHIKAISFVGSTPVAKYVYSRATANGKRAQCQGGAKNPVIILPDADLEMTTKIIADSAFGCAGQRCLATSIAITVGQAKQSFTDAIATVAETRVVGYGLDETVQMGTVISAQSKTRIEGLIQQGKDEGAKILIDGRNPKISGYEQGYFVRPTILQDINPQGELARTEIFGPVLSLIHLNTIEEAIAFINQSEYGNMACLFTRSGAAARKFRYEAQAGNIGINIGVAAPMAFFPFSGWKDSFFGDLHGQGQHAVEFFTQTKVVVERWLSDWSRQF; this is translated from the coding sequence ATGACAACTTCCCCAATTCTAAGCAACTATATTAATGGTCAATGGTGTTCTTCTGAAGCCACAGAAACCCTAAATGTGATTAATCCAGCGACCTTAGAAATATTAGCAAAAGTTCCTCTATCTCCGGCAACAGAACTTAATCATGCGGCAGAAATTGCTCAACAATCCTTTGCATCCTGGCGAAGAACCCCGGTTACAGAACGTATCCGCTATTTATTTAAACTCCGAGAATTATTAGAGCAAAATCAACAGGATTTAGCTCAAACTATTACCCTAGAATGTGGAAAAACCTTCGCTGAATCTCTGGGTGAATTACAACGAGCAATTGAAAATGTTGAAGTGGCTTGTGGCGTTCCTACCTTAATTCAAGGCTACAATTCTGAAGATATTGCTAGGGGAATTGATGAAATTATGATTCGTCAACCTCTGGGAGTTGTAGCAATAATTGCTCCGTTTAATTTTCCGGGGATGATTCCCTTTTGGTTTTTTCCTTATGCGATCGCCTGTGGCAATACTTGTATTATTAAACCCTCGGAAAAAGTACCTTTAACGATGCAAAAAGTGTTTGCTTTAATTGATCAATTAGGATTACCACCTGGGGTGATAAATTTAGTTAATGGAGCCAAAGAAACCGTTGATGCTATTTTAGATCATCCTCATATTAAAGCCATTAGTTTTGTCGGTTCTACTCCCGTTGCTAAATATGTTTATAGTCGGGCAACTGCTAACGGAAAACGGGCACAATGTCAAGGCGGAGCTAAAAATCCGGTGATTATTTTACCGGATGCTGATTTAGAAATGACCACAAAAATTATTGCTGATAGTGCCTTTGGTTGCGCCGGACAACGATGTTTAGCTACCTCCATTGCTATTACCGTTGGTCAAGCAAAACAGAGTTTTACAGATGCGATCGCCACGGTTGCAGAAACTCGAGTTGTCGGCTATGGATTAGACGAAACTGTACAAATGGGGACGGTTATTTCTGCCCAAAGTAAAACTCGAATTGAAGGATTAATTCAACAGGGAAAAGATGAAGGTGCTAAAATTTTAATTGATGGCAGAAATCCTAAAATTTCCGGTTATGAACAAGGTTATTTTGTGCGTCCGACAATCTTACAAGATATTAATCCCCAGGGAGAACTCGCCCGCACAGAAATTTTCGGCCCCGTATTAAGTTTAATTCATCTGAATACCATTGAAGAAGCGATCGCTTTTATTAATCAAAGTGAGTATGGAAATATGGCTTGTTTATTTACCCGTAGTGGCGCGGCGGCGCGGAAGTTTCGGTATGAAGCTCAAGCGGGAAATATTGGGATTAATATTGGGGTGGCGGCACCGATGGCATTCTTTCCTTTTAGTGGTTGGAAAGATAGCTTTTTTGGAGATTTACATGGTCAAGGACAACACGCCGTTGAATTTTTTACCCAAACTAAAGTTGTTGTTGAACGATGGTTATCCGACTGGTCACGACAATTTTAA
- the upp gene encoding uracil phosphoribosyltransferase has translation MYPNVTLIQHPLIQHKLTLMRREETSTAKFRQLLREISMLLAYEITRDLPLRKQLIKTPLGPMEAPILASEKKMVIVSIMRAGQGILDGILELIPSARVGHIGLYRDPRTFIPIEYYFRLPDDIEEREVLVVDPMIATGNTAVAAIQRLKQTNPLSVKFLCLIASPEGIEHFHSYHPEVPLYTAAIDDHLDEHGYIIPGLGDAGDRLFGTK, from the coding sequence ATGTATCCAAACGTTACGCTCATTCAACATCCTCTAATTCAACATAAACTCACCTTGATGCGAAGGGAAGAAACCAGTACCGCCAAGTTTCGTCAATTGTTGAGGGAAATTAGTATGTTATTGGCTTATGAAATTACGCGAGATTTACCCCTCCGTAAACAGTTAATTAAAACCCCTCTAGGCCCGATGGAAGCACCGATTTTAGCCTCGGAGAAAAAAATGGTTATTGTTTCAATTATGCGGGCAGGTCAGGGAATTTTAGATGGAATTTTAGAATTAATTCCTTCAGCACGAGTCGGCCATATTGGGTTATATCGAGATCCGCGAACGTTTATTCCAATTGAATATTATTTTAGATTACCAGATGATATCGAAGAACGAGAAGTTTTAGTGGTTGATCCCATGATTGCTACTGGAAATACGGCCGTTGCAGCCATCCAAAGATTGAAACAAACAAACCCTTTATCTGTGAAATTTCTGTGCTTAATTGCTTCACCAGAAGGTATTGAGCATTTCCATTCTTATCATCCTGAAGTTCCTTTGTATACGGCTGCTATTGATGATCATCTCGATGAACACGGCTATATTATTCCGGGTTTAGGAGATGCAGGCGATCGCTTATTTGGAACAAAATAA
- a CDS encoding sulfite oxidase-like oxidoreductase, producing MLGQFFHKPTSDESARVPPGQHLSKGFPVLTYGETPQISLEDWQLKVWGLATPKTFTWSDLMAMPKSNFTADFHCVTHWSKLEVKWTGIKVTDFMKFVEVNPQAIHVMEHCYGGYTTNVSMEDFLREDNFFAYEVFDEPLPPDHGGPLRLVVPHLYAWKSGKWINGLEFLDHEELGFWEQNGYHKRGEPWAEERYSD from the coding sequence ATGTTAGGCCAATTTTTCCATAAACCCACTTCTGATGAGAGTGCTCGCGTTCCACCGGGACAACATTTAAGCAAAGGTTTTCCCGTCTTAACCTATGGGGAAACTCCCCAAATTTCTCTTGAAGATTGGCAGTTAAAAGTTTGGGGTTTAGCCACACCCAAAACCTTTACTTGGTCGGATTTAATGGCAATGCCTAAAAGTAATTTTACCGCCGATTTTCACTGTGTAACTCACTGGTCAAAATTAGAGGTGAAATGGACAGGAATTAAAGTTACTGACTTCATGAAATTTGTTGAAGTTAACCCCCAAGCCATTCATGTTATGGAACACTGTTATGGAGGTTATACCACTAATGTTTCAATGGAGGATTTCTTACGCGAAGACAACTTTTTTGCCTATGAGGTTTTTGATGAACCCTTACCCCCTGATCATGGTGGCCCCCTGCGGTTAGTGGTTCCCCATTTATATGCTTGGAAAAGTGGAAAATGGATTAATGGGTTAGAATTTCTTGATCATGAGGAATTGGGATTTTGGGAACAAAATGGTTATCATAAAAGGGGGGAACCTTGGGCAGAAGAACGCTATAGTGATTGA
- a CDS encoding lysophospholipid acyltransferase family protein, with the protein MLESLSNSKISPWLTPIAYLLCSSVVIPFYFKNIEIEGQDYLPRTGAVILAPTHRSRWDAILLAYSAGRWVTGRDLRYMVLLEQTQGFQGWFIQRLGGFPVNREHPGTSSIRYSIEVLKQEQILVLFPEGHIFLEWDIHPIQPGVARIALQTLSQKPDLDLKIIPISIRYDRPAPISKGSSVQIKMGSPIQVNNYTEQSPKLATKSLTSDLQTAIKMLHHR; encoded by the coding sequence ATGTTGGAAAGTCTTTCTAACTCTAAAATTTCCCCTTGGTTAACACCCATTGCTTATCTTTTATGCTCTAGTGTAGTTATCCCCTTCTATTTTAAGAATATTGAAATTGAAGGTCAAGATTATTTACCCCGAACAGGTGCAGTTATTTTAGCACCTACTCATCGTTCCCGATGGGATGCAATTTTATTAGCTTATTCAGCCGGACGTTGGGTAACAGGACGAGACTTAAGATACATGGTTTTATTAGAGCAAACTCAGGGGTTTCAAGGGTGGTTTATTCAACGGTTGGGGGGGTTTCCTGTTAACCGAGAACACCCTGGAACATCCAGTATTCGCTATAGTATTGAAGTGTTAAAACAAGAACAAATTTTAGTTTTATTTCCCGAAGGACATATTTTTTTAGAATGGGATATTCATCCCATTCAACCCGGAGTCGCGCGAATTGCATTACAAACTTTATCCCAAAAACCGGATTTAGATTTAAAAATTATTCCGATTAGTATTCGTTATGATAGACCTGCACCGATTTCTAAAGGGTCTTCTGTTCAAATCAAAATGGGTTCTCCAATTCAGGTTAATAACTATACAGAACAATCTCCTAAATTGGCGACAAAATCTTTAACCTCAGATTTACAAACAGCCATTAAAATGTTACATCATAGATGA
- a CDS encoding NB-ARC domain-containing protein yields the protein MDLKEVLKVADKIVFAQTGQHLDDLEEAVLRGTLQHETYKQIAKDFDCSESNVRNAGSKLWQIFSEELGEDISKSNFRAAMERLQNSNLFNFAKDVVVNDSFNICGEGRHPPDIPNPYQQNENSYNTKQSKNQCYDLSEMPDLGAFYGRTPELETLTNWILQQRCRLIAITGISGMGKTALTVQLVQQIKDEFESVIWCNFDSSPTLAEFQTNLIEFFSQSEELDLSIPHPKALPLIKYLQKYRCLVVLNNIHNLFSSGELAGKYKPGYEDYRTLFKQIKELSHQSCFLLMGWEQPRIVTEVKNQNSVIRTLQLTGLDLVAVREIFRDYGLAEIENFETIIQPYQGNPFWLKSIANLIQELGGCATEVLLKDTLLLPEEVKESLQQQCDRLSEAEKQVLSLLVAENNPVNLVKLLENSQVISSDLLNAIQSLLRRCLIEQQGNCYTILPLIKQYISSK from the coding sequence ATGGATCTCAAAGAAGTGTTAAAAGTCGCTGATAAAATAGTCTTCGCTCAAACGGGCCAGCATCTTGATGATTTAGAGGAAGCGGTATTGCGGGGCACTCTACAACATGAGACATATAAACAAATTGCTAAGGACTTTGATTGTTCTGAAAGTAACGTTAGGAATGCGGGATCAAAATTATGGCAGATTTTTTCAGAGGAACTAGGGGAAGATATTAGTAAATCGAATTTTCGAGCCGCGATGGAGAGGTTACAAAACTCTAATCTTTTCAACTTTGCAAAAGATGTTGTAGTTAATGATAGTTTTAATATTTGTGGAGAAGGAAGACACCCGCCAGATATACCGAACCCGTATCAGCAAAATGAGAATAGTTATAATACTAAACAATCTAAAAACCAATGTTATGATTTAAGTGAAATGCCTGATTTAGGTGCTTTTTATGGTCGCACGCCTGAATTAGAAACCTTGACAAATTGGATTTTACAACAACGCTGTCGTTTGATTGCCATTACGGGTATTAGTGGGATGGGGAAAACGGCGTTAACGGTGCAATTGGTTCAACAAATTAAAGATGAATTTGAGTCTGTAATTTGGTGCAATTTTGACTCATCTCCAACTTTAGCAGAATTTCAAACTAACTTAATCGAATTTTTTTCGCAGTCAGAAGAACTAGATTTATCAATACCTCATCCGAAAGCTTTACCCCTAATCAAATATTTGCAAAAGTATCGCTGTTTAGTGGTTTTGAATAATATTCACAATCTTTTTAGTAGCGGAGAATTAGCCGGAAAATATAAACCCGGATATGAAGACTATCGAACTTTATTTAAACAGATTAAAGAGTTATCTCATCAAAGTTGTTTCTTGTTAATGGGTTGGGAACAACCTCGAATTGTAACTGAGGTTAAAAACCAAAATTCTGTAATTCGGACTTTACAATTAACGGGTTTAGATCTTGTTGCTGTACGCGAAATATTTAGAGATTATGGGTTAGCTGAAATTGAGAATTTTGAGACAATTATTCAACCTTATCAAGGCAATCCCTTCTGGTTAAAAAGTATAGCAAATTTGATCCAAGAGTTGGGAGGATGTGCAACTGAAGTCTTATTGAAAGATACCCTATTGTTACCCGAAGAGGTGAAAGAGAGTTTACAACAACAATGCGATCGCTTATCAGAGGCAGAAAAACAAGTGCTGTCTTTATTGGTAGCCGAAAACAATCCAGTGAATTTAGTTAAATTGTTAGAAAATAGCCAAGTTATCTCATCAGATTTGCTCAACGCCATTCAATCTTTATTACGACGCTGTTTAATCGAACAACAAGGTAATTGTTATACTATTTTACCTTTAATTAAACAATACATATCAAGTAAATAG
- the vapB gene encoding type II toxin-antitoxin system VapB family antitoxin, with translation MTIDIEIFQTIVKMPESLKKEILDYAQYLLEKHAKSESSQEKLEEFQGYGSWVGQIFMSDDFDQPLEDLKEYM, from the coding sequence ATGACTATTGATATAGAGATTTTTCAAACTATCGTCAAGATGCCAGAATCTTTAAAAAAAGAGATATTGGATTATGCACAATATCTACTTGAGAAACACGCCAAAAGTGAATCATCTCAAGAAAAACTTGAAGAATTTCAGGGTTATGGAAGTTGGGTTGGTCAGATCTTTATGTCTGATGATTTCGATCAACCACTTGAAGATCTAAAGGAATATATGTAA
- a CDS encoding type II toxin-antitoxin system VapC family toxin yields MTFLLDTHAFLWYLTGDPNLGSKAKEVIDTKTDLYFSIASLWEISIKINIGKLQLNRPFEDLSKELQYLNVQILPITVKDTEFYANLPLHHRDPFDRILVAQAMNHSLILISRDPAFDNYLIQRLWL; encoded by the coding sequence ATGACATTTTTGTTAGATACTCATGCCTTTTTGTGGTATTTAACTGGCGATCCTAATCTAGGCAGTAAAGCGAAAGAAGTAATTGATACTAAAACCGATTTGTATTTTAGTATTGCCAGCCTTTGGGAAATATCAATTAAAATTAATATCGGTAAGCTTCAACTCAATCGACCCTTTGAAGATTTATCAAAGGAATTGCAATATCTTAATGTTCAAATTCTACCAATTACAGTTAAAGATACCGAGTTTTATGCAAATCTGCCCCTACATCACCGAGATCCTTTTGATCGCATCCTCGTAGCACAGGCGATGAATCATTCCCTTATTTTAATTAGTCGTGATCCAGCTTTTGATAATTATCTAATTCAGAGGTTGTGGTTATAA
- a CDS encoding type II toxin-antitoxin system Phd/YefM family antitoxin — protein sequence MTQITTTELPQTFQTLLIEVERTKTPLTVIHKGKPLVIIYPANSQHSRSAFGAMKGSGKILGDLIISVAEPWEVLE from the coding sequence ATGACACAAATTACCACGACTGAATTACCTCAAACCTTCCAAACTCTATTAATAGAGGTCGAACGTACCAAAACCCCCCTAACTGTTATTCATAAAGGAAAACCATTAGTAATTATCTATCCTGCCAACAGCCAACATTCACGCTCCGCTTTTGGGGCTATGAAAGGAAGTGGTAAAATATTAGGAGATTTAATCATTTCTGTTGCCGAACCTTGGGAGGTTTTAGAGTGA
- a CDS encoding TIGR02921 family PEP-CTERM protein: MNLTKTLHTLFKIIFWVWNVTFLSVVYLWIFPFLAIFLVLATWSGEIELEFTLTILALIAVPTVCTIIGKRYFRQRPIELIRLFYGVEAPLFLFCLVRLFIFRELTPASRLVLSTILICISAFFVELLWGYLGNKQNKTHRFLTGIQLVTHSLMLLVGLYVGIFLFYYAVPLAVILLRQFFSWEWLTFLWQSLTHDFLLSFSIVTILFTGTATLFLGMPSAFVALYIHSGQRIIRNFAAQYGRIRTTQIILGTLTLWIILFINFLHQPQVLAFQKLETIPQTDQQKQELLAQSQPIRKGLINAYLSAYRYLGAVKDSNSIERIYKDVFNLPQPLLDTIQNSYNQVMSPFLYQGDLDKDAEKAEKLYADFFDTSIQKGERVAIQHALKSTAILDEAKAGLLNINQKKVWLAKQDVTVQEKGDWGEVEIHEVYQNQTNDVEEIFYSFSLPETAVITGLWLGDTNNKATRFPFTVSPRGAAQKVYNSQVKRERPVDPALLEQVGTQHYRLRAFPIPAKSTSWNINNSSLPTELHLWLTYKVMGQGNQWPLPKVGEKRNIFWTKSTQRIRNQKRIRGFDKNWLEASLPASKASIQSHQVSLEGYKITAQPLTEKDYSLPQGKQFAIILDTSRSMGNHQQELAKSLDWFKTNVLPNNQADLYVTATEGNQPQLIDDLHQFQVNQKAFYGTLQIKEMLRQFMELKGNKPYDGIILISDEGSYELSEDKTGVPQISVPLWIVHLGSLAPAYEDGTLKMIQTSGGGVSTDISEVMKRIATTEQLTQKLVSSPQPKPTVLTVADGYEWFMEKTTEKPTNSQGFEPIVARLLVRGLSQKTSDQQLTELDGIHAIAKTYNIVTPYSSMIVLVNDEQRQALKAAEASADRFNRKIETGKEQLNKPNNPLNNTASVPEPGMVVGLGIIGLFMIVKSQKNNMNP, encoded by the coding sequence ATGAATCTAACTAAAACCCTGCATACCCTATTCAAAATAATTTTTTGGGTTTGGAATGTAACCTTTCTCAGTGTTGTTTATCTTTGGATTTTCCCTTTTCTAGCTATTTTTTTAGTGTTGGCAACCTGGAGCGGGGAAATTGAACTAGAATTTACCTTAACCATTCTTGCTTTGATTGCAGTTCCTACCGTTTGTACCATTATTGGTAAACGATATTTCCGCCAACGACCTATTGAGTTAATCCGATTATTTTATGGTGTAGAAGCACCCCTGTTTCTCTTTTGTCTGGTACGATTATTTATTTTCCGAGAACTCACTCCAGCCAGCCGTTTAGTTTTAAGTACAATTCTGATTTGTATTTCTGCTTTTTTCGTAGAATTATTATGGGGATATTTAGGAAATAAGCAGAATAAAACTCATCGATTTTTAACAGGAATCCAACTCGTTACCCATAGCTTAATGCTATTAGTCGGGTTATATGTGGGAATTTTTCTTTTCTATTATGCTGTTCCCCTTGCTGTTATTCTCCTGCGCCAGTTCTTTTCATGGGAATGGTTAACTTTTCTTTGGCAGTCTTTAACTCATGATTTCTTATTATCTTTTTCTATCGTGACAATTTTGTTCACCGGAACAGCCACCCTATTTTTAGGAATGCCTTCCGCTTTTGTTGCCCTTTATATTCATTCAGGACAACGAATTATCCGCAACTTTGCGGCTCAATATGGTCGTATTCGTACTACCCAAATTATATTAGGAACCCTAACCCTTTGGATAATTTTATTTATAAATTTTCTCCATCAACCGCAAGTTTTAGCCTTTCAAAAGTTAGAAACAATTCCCCAAACTGATCAACAAAAACAAGAATTATTAGCACAATCTCAACCCATCCGTAAAGGATTAATTAATGCCTATCTATCCGCCTATCGTTATTTAGGAGCCGTCAAAGATAGTAATTCTATTGAGAGAATATACAAAGATGTTTTTAACCTGCCTCAACCTCTCTTAGATACCATTCAGAATAGTTATAATCAAGTGATGTCCCCCTTTCTGTATCAAGGAGATTTAGATAAAGATGCGGAGAAAGCCGAAAAACTCTATGCTGATTTTTTTGATACTTCCATTCAAAAAGGAGAACGGGTTGCTATTCAACACGCACTCAAATCTACTGCTATTTTAGATGAAGCAAAAGCCGGATTATTGAATATTAATCAGAAGAAAGTTTGGTTAGCAAAACAAGACGTTACGGTTCAAGAAAAGGGAGACTGGGGAGAGGTAGAAATCCATGAAGTATATCAAAATCAAACCAACGATGTAGAAGAAATTTTTTACTCCTTTTCCTTACCCGAAACAGCCGTAATTACAGGTCTTTGGTTAGGAGATACGAATAATAAAGCGACTCGTTTTCCCTTTACCGTTTCCCCCAGAGGTGCGGCTCAAAAAGTGTATAATTCCCAAGTCAAACGGGAACGTCCTGTTGACCCAGCATTATTAGAACAAGTCGGAACCCAACATTATCGACTGCGCGCTTTTCCGATTCCTGCTAAATCAACTTCTTGGAATATAAATAATTCGAGTCTTCCTACAGAATTGCATCTTTGGTTAACCTATAAAGTCATGGGTCAAGGGAATCAATGGCCCTTACCTAAAGTGGGTGAAAAACGCAATATTTTCTGGACAAAAAGCACCCAACGCATTCGCAATCAAAAAAGAATTAGAGGGTTTGACAAGAATTGGTTAGAGGCAAGTTTACCCGCTTCTAAAGCGTCAATTCAATCCCATCAAGTTAGTTTAGAAGGCTACAAAATTACCGCTCAACCTTTAACTGAAAAAGATTATAGTTTACCCCAAGGGAAACAATTTGCAATTATTCTGGATACTTCTCGAAGTATGGGAAACCATCAACAGGAATTAGCTAAAAGCTTAGACTGGTTTAAAACTAATGTTCTTCCAAATAATCAAGCGGATTTATATGTAACCGCAACGGAAGGAAATCAACCCCAATTAATTGATGATTTGCATCAGTTTCAGGTGAATCAAAAAGCCTTTTATGGAACCCTGCAAATTAAGGAAATGTTACGTCAATTTATGGAGTTGAAGGGAAATAAACCCTATGACGGGATTATATTAATTAGCGATGAAGGAAGTTATGAACTATCAGAAGATAAAACAGGGGTTCCTCAGATTTCTGTTCCCCTGTGGATTGTCCATTTAGGCTCCCTTGCTCCGGCTTATGAAGATGGAACCTTAAAGATGATTCAAACCAGTGGTGGTGGCGTTTCTACTGATATTTCTGAGGTAATGAAACGCATCGCAACCACTGAACAATTAACCCAGAAATTAGTTAGTTCACCCCAACCCAAACCGACGGTTTTAACGGTAGCAGATGGTTATGAATGGTTCATGGAAAAAACCACAGAAAAACCTACAAATTCTCAGGGGTTTGAACCTATCGTCGCACGATTATTAGTTCGGGGATTAAGTCAGAAAACCTCGGATCAACAATTAACAGAATTAGATGGGATTCATGCGATCGCAAAAACCTATAATATTGTTACCCCTTATTCTTCAATGATTGTTTTAGTTAATGATGAACAACGTCAAGCTCTAAAAGCCGCAGAAGCTTCTGCTGATCGATTTAATCGCAAAATTGAAACGGGGAAAGAACAGTTAAATAAACCCAATAATCCTTTAAATAATACGGCTAGTGTTCCTGAACCGGGAATGGTCGTTGGCTTAGGAATTATTGGGTTATTTATGATTGTTAAATCTCAAAAAAATAATATGAACCCTTAA